The Cannabis sativa cultivar Pink pepper isolate KNU-18-1 unplaced genomic scaffold, ASM2916894v1 Contig3, whole genome shotgun sequence genome window below encodes:
- the LOC115702376 gene encoding thiosulfate sulfurtransferase 18 isoform X1 — translation MGFSWFGIIVLALLFLISSSGEAELEVSTIDVQTAKALINSDHLYLDVRTVEEFKKGHVESPKILNIPYMFNTPQGRVKNSEFLKEVSSACNKDDKLVVGCERGIRSLSAATDMKNAGFKNVNNMGGGYLAWVKHGFLTQKPKEEL, via the exons ATGGGTTTTTCTTGGTTTGGTATTATTGTTCTTGCTCTTCTTTTTCTAATCTCAAGCTCAGGAGAAGCAGAACTAGAAGTCTCTACCATTGATGTCCAAACAGCCAAGGCACTTATCAATTCAGACCATCTATATCTTGATGTTAG GACAGTTGAGGAGTTTAAAAAGGGTCATGTTGAATCACCTAAGATTCTTAATATCCCTTACATGTTCAATACACCACAAG gTAGGGTGAAAAATTCAGAGTTTTTGAAGGAGGTTTCATCTGCTTGTAACAAGGACGATAAGCTTGTTGTG GGTTGTGAACGTGGGATCAGATCTTTATCTGCAGCTACTGATATGAAAAATGca GGTTTCAAGAATGTAAATAACATGGGAGGAGGTTATCTTGCTTGGGTGAAGCATGGTTTTCTTACTCAAAAACCAAAAGAAGAGCTTTAA
- the LOC133033209 gene encoding uncharacterized protein LOC133033209 has product MEERTSNSPLPDAFVDFLDANGLDPSIYSASDLTPRYIRLKPGCESQLEEIEAEMGCKVEKVFWLPGFYSLPPNVQIANSKAYREGKIYGIDAASGAAVSALNISAGDHVLDLCAAPGAKLCMILDLLGDLGSVTGVDVTRHRLAACRTMVQKYELSDHCRLLVADGTTFSLFPTRNYSDSKSCESVLIGGVERFKEWRSRRTWKERKKAARDRENAHMNPGIQEPELLFYGKHAGVVGLSKDELFKTVSDSELLSCGYDKVLVDAECTHDGSIKHIQKFEHWGWKTLQRRVLDAERTDSLTVLQLKLLSNGFRLLKVGGLLVYSTCSLTIAQNEEVVAQFLKENGSAELQEISGAESWPCRSGGILKTLRFDPLTSQTSGLFVAMFRKIVT; this is encoded by the exons ATGGAAGAACGAACATCAAACTCACCCTTACCAGATGCATTCGTTGATTTTCTTGACGCAAATGGACTCGATCCTTCAATCTATTCTGCCTCTGATTTAACTCCTCGTTACATAAG GTTGAAACCAGGTTGTGAATCTCAACTTGAGGAGATTGAAGCTGAGATGGGCTGTAAGGTTGAGAAAGTGTTTTGGTTGCCTGGTTTCTATTCTCTTCCTCCAAATGTTCAAATCGCTAACTCAAAGGCATACCGTGAAGGAAAG ATATATGGGATTGATGCAGCTTCTGGGGCTGCTGTTTCGGCTTTAAATATTTCAGCTGGAGATCATGTTCTTGATCTATGTGCTGCTCCTG GTGCTAAGCTTTGCATGATATTAGACCTTCTTGGTGACTTGGGTTCTGTAACTGGTGTTGATGTCACAAGGCACCGTCTAGCGGCTTGTAGGACAATGGTTCAGAAATATGAATTGAGTGACCATTGCCGACTTCTTGTTGCTGATGGAACAACTTTTTCTCTATTTCCTACGAGGAATTATTCAGATTCTAAATCAT GTGAATCTGTGTTAATAGGAGGTGTCGAAAGGTTTAAAGAGTGGAGGTCTAGGAGAACATGGAAGGAGAGGAAAAAAGCAGCTAGAGACAGAGAGAATGCTCATATGAATCCTGGAATTCAGGAGCCCGAGTTACTCTTTTATGGAAAACATGCTGGTGTGGTTGGTTTAAGTAAAGATGAATTGTTTAAAACTGTTTCTGACAGTGAGTTGTTGAGCTGCGGCTATGACAAG GTGCTAGTAGATGCAGAGTGTACTCATGACGGATCAATTAAACATATTCAAAAATTTGAACATTGGGGTTGGAAAACTCTTCAACGTCGAGTGTTGGATGCAGAAAGAACCGATAGCCTGACTGTGCTTCAG TTAAAACTCTTGAGCAATGGTTTTAGGTTGCTAAAAGTTGGCGGGCTGCTTGTCTACAGTACTTGCAG CTTGACAATTGCTCAGAACGAAGAAGTGGTTGCACAATTTCTGAAGGAGAATGGTTCTGCCG AGTTGCAGGAGATCAGTGGAGCCGAAAGTTGGCCTTGTAGAAGTGGAGGGATACTGAAAACTTTGCGCTTTGATCCCTTGACATCACAAACAAGTGGACTTTTTGTAGCTATGTTCAGAAAAATAGTCACCTGA
- the LOC115702376 gene encoding thiosulfate sulfurtransferase 18 isoform X2 — protein MASSGEAELEVSTIDVQTAKALINSDHLYLDVRTVEEFKKGHVESPKILNIPYMFNTPQGRVKNSEFLKEVSSACNKDDKLVVGCERGIRSLSAATDMKNAGFKNVNNMGGGYLAWVKHGFLTQKPKEEL, from the exons ATGgcaag CTCAGGAGAAGCAGAACTAGAAGTCTCTACCATTGATGTCCAAACAGCCAAGGCACTTATCAATTCAGACCATCTATATCTTGATGTTAG GACAGTTGAGGAGTTTAAAAAGGGTCATGTTGAATCACCTAAGATTCTTAATATCCCTTACATGTTCAATACACCACAAG gTAGGGTGAAAAATTCAGAGTTTTTGAAGGAGGTTTCATCTGCTTGTAACAAGGACGATAAGCTTGTTGTG GGTTGTGAACGTGGGATCAGATCTTTATCTGCAGCTACTGATATGAAAAATGca GGTTTCAAGAATGTAAATAACATGGGAGGAGGTTATCTTGCTTGGGTGAAGCATGGTTTTCTTACTCAAAAACCAAAAGAAGAGCTTTAA